The nucleotide sequence TACGCTACTACACCGAAAATTTCGACGCCATCTGGCAAAACGTCAAAATCCAGGAGGTCTACCGGAACAAGAAGCTGACCGGCTTCGAAGTCAAGTGGATCAAAAAGGATTCGATCTTTGCTAAAATGGGACTGCAGGAGCATGACATCATCACCGGCATCAACGGCAAACCCCTCACCTCCGTGGCAGAGGTACTCAAACTCTACAAGAATATGGACCAGATCGACAACCTGACCCTGGATATCCAGCGAAACCATACAGAAAGGCAGCTTGACTATGCAATTTACGACTAAACTCCTCACCCTGGTCCTGGCGGGGGCCATGGCGTTCGGCTCCGCAGCGGCCGCACGCGAACAGGTCAATCTGAAGCTCCACGACATCAAGATCGAGGAGCTGATCAAGATGGTCGGCAAAGCCAACGGAAAGAACATCCTGCTTGACAAACCCATCCCCGGCACCGTCAACTTCGTCTCGTCGACGCCGATCTACAAAGACGAACTCTTCAGTATCCTTCTCTCCGTGCTCGACAGCAAAGGGTTCACGCTGGTGCAGGAGGGGAGCTACCTCAAGATCGTCCGCCAGAACGTCGCGGTCAAAGAGAACCTGCCGATCAACCCCGGCACGAAATCGATGCTGATGCAGACCCGCTTTATCTCCGCCAAGAACGAGAACATCGACGTCATCGCGGCGAAAGTGCGCCAGTTCCTCTCCCCCGCCGGCAAACTGCTGACGATCAAAGAGAACAATATGATGATCGTCAGCGACACCCCGGGCAATATCGGCGTCATCGAAACGATCGTCCGCAAGATCGACCGGGACCAGGCGAAGGACGTCAAAGCCGAATTCATCCCGCTTTCCAATGCCAAGGCAAGCCGCCTGGCCGCCTCCGTCACGAAGATCGCCAAGGCGATCATCAACCAGAAAGTCGAGAACAACAAGGTCGAGATCCTCAGTGACGACGCCACCAATGCCATCATCATCCTCGCCACCCAGGAGAACATCGACAAACTGACCCCGCTGATCACCCGGCTCGACGAGAAAGACGACTCGACGAACCAGCGCCTGACCATCATCCCCCTCGAGAACAGCGAGGCCAAAAACGTCGTCGCCTCCCTCCAGGCGGTCCTGGACAAAAAGAAATACGCGAAAGAGGCGGACAAGCCGACGGTAAGCGTCTATGACGAGCTCAACGCCCTCGTCGTCTCCGGGCTGGAGTCCGACATCAAGGATATCCAGGCGATGATCAAGATCCTCGACGTTGAGAAACCGCAGGTCTTCGTCAAAGCACGCATCGTCGAGATCAACCAGAACATGGCCGACAGGATCGGGGTCAAATACGGCCTTGCCGGCGGCGCCGTCACCGATGCCGGCCTCTTCACTTTCGCCGCGGACCTCGGTGGTTCCGCCATCGCCTTCGACGGCGGCGGGCTGATCAACCTGAGCAGCGCCACCTTCGACTCGGGCATCGCTTTCGGCGCCACGATCGATTTCCTCGCCAGCAACGGCGCGGCGAACACCCTCTCGCAGCCGACCCTGCTCTGTGTCAACAACCAGGAGTCCTCCATCTACGTCGGTCGCACGGAGCCCATCGTCACCTCAACGGCCCAGGCCGCCGATACGACCTCCGTCGCGCGCAACACCTACACCCGCGAAGATATCGGTCTGACCCTCAAGATCAAGCCGCGCCTCTCCCAGGGCAACAAGGTCACCCTGATCACCACGGCCAAGCTCGAGGACATTCTCAACAGCTCCGTCCCCGGCCTGCCGAGTACGACCAAGCGTGAAGTCGTCACCACTGCTATCGTCAGCAACGGCGAAAGCGTCATCATCGGGGGGCTCATCTACGACAAGAACCGCGATGAAGCCCAGGGGATTCCCCTCCTGCGCGACATTCCGCTCATCGGCGGCCTCTTCGACTGGAAATACAGCACCCACGAAGAGATCAACCTCGTGATCGTCCTCACGCCCTTCATCGTACGCAACAACGAAGATATGCCGAAAGTCCGTAAAATGCTGCAGGAGCTCGACGCCATCCAGGCCAAGTATGAGGAGCTGATCGAAGAGAAGCTCGAAGAGCGTAAAGAGCAGCTGGACAAGCAGGATCCCGACAGCAATGCGACTGAAGCCGCCGCCCCGGCCGCCGGGAATGCGCTCTCCGTCATCAGTCCGGCCAAGCGATAACGCATGCTGAACATTCCCGAACTCGAAGGGGTTGACCTCAAACCCCATCCGCTCGAATCGGTAGATCTGAACCTCAGCCTGCGCAGCTACGTGCTTTTCAGCGAGATCGACGGCGACGTCCATATCGTCCTCTCCCGCGCCCACCTCTCCCAGGCCTTCGACTTCCTCGCCAAGTTCGACCTTGACCTCCCCCTGGTCATCGTCGATGCGGACTCCTTTGACCGGCTCTACAACAAGTTCCTCGAAATCCGCACCGACTCCGAACTCAGCGGGATCGAACAGGAACAGGAGGAGATCGAAGAGGAGGAGATGTCGCTCTCGGATTTCCTGCACACCTCTTCGGACCTGCTTACCAGCGAGGAGTCGGCGCCGGTCATCAAGTTCGTCAACGCCCTCTTCTACCAGGCGGTCAAGCAGCGTGCCTCGGACATCCACGTCGAGGTGCATGAGTACAAGGGCGAAGTGCGTTTCCGCGTCGACGGGGCGTTGACCAAACATGCCGACATCGAAAAACGGGTCGCGAACCTCATCATCAGCCGCATCAAGGTCATCTCCAACCTGGACATCGCCGAAAAACGCGTCCCCCAGGACGGCCGGACCCACGTCAAGATTGCCGGCAAAACCCTCGACGTCCGTGTTTCCGTCCTGCCGACCTACTACGGCGAACGGGTCGTCATGCGTATGCTGATGCAGTCCGAGGACATCCCCCACCTCGAGGGACTCGGCTTCGACCATGCCCTCACCAAGCACCTCGACGAAATTCTCAAGCACTCCCACGGCATCATCCTCGTCACCGGACCGACGGGAAGCGGGAAGTCGACGACGCTGCACGCCTTCTTGCAGCAGGTCGCCACCCCCGATATCAATATCATCACCGTCGAAGACCCCGTCGAGTACAAGGCCGACAACATCAACCAGGTCCAGACCAACGCCAAGGCGGGGCTGACGTTCGCTTCAGGGCTGCGCTCCATCCTGCGCCAGGACCCCGACGTCGTCATGGTCGGGGAGATCCGCGACAGCGAAACGGCCGAGATCGCCATCCAGGCGGCCCTGACCGGCCACCTGGTTTTCTCCACGCTGCACACCAACAACGCCACCGCCTCGGTCACCCGTCTGGTCGACATGGGCATAGAGCAGTTCCTCATCAGCTCTTCGCTGCTGGGGGTCCTGGCCCAGCGCCTGGTGCGCAAACTCTGCCCCGAATGCAAACAGCAGACCGTCCTTACCGACGAATACGCCGAAGAGCTTGACCTCCCCAGGGGGGCGCTCATCTTCGAGGAGCAGGGGTGCAAAGCGTGCAACTACACGGGCTACGCCGGCCGCCAGGCGATCGGGGAGTTCTTCGAGATGACAGACGATCTGGTCTCGATGCTCAAAGACCGGGTCAATGACCATGACCTGCGGGCCAAAGCGATCTCGCTGGGCATGGTCCCCCTCTCCGGACAGCTCAAGACCCTGCTGCTGGCCGGGACGACCTCCCTGCACGAGATCATCCGCGTCGGGGTCAAAGACGCCTGATGCGTCCCGCCTTCACCCTCGTCGAAGTACTGGCCGCCGTCGCGATCGCGGTCATCGCGGGCGCGGCGATGCTGAAGATGAACAGTTCGAACCTCTTTTTCCTCGGCCAGCTTGAGCAGACCTCCCTCATGACCGAGAACCTTGCCGTCG is from Sulfurimonas sp. HSL-1656 and encodes:
- a CDS encoding secretin N-terminal domain-containing protein translates to MQFTTKLLTLVLAGAMAFGSAAAAREQVNLKLHDIKIEELIKMVGKANGKNILLDKPIPGTVNFVSSTPIYKDELFSILLSVLDSKGFTLVQEGSYLKIVRQNVAVKENLPINPGTKSMLMQTRFISAKNENIDVIAAKVRQFLSPAGKLLTIKENNMMIVSDTPGNIGVIETIVRKIDRDQAKDVKAEFIPLSNAKASRLAASVTKIAKAIINQKVENNKVEILSDDATNAIIILATQENIDKLTPLITRLDEKDDSTNQRLTIIPLENSEAKNVVASLQAVLDKKKYAKEADKPTVSVYDELNALVVSGLESDIKDIQAMIKILDVEKPQVFVKARIVEINQNMADRIGVKYGLAGGAVTDAGLFTFAADLGGSAIAFDGGGLINLSSATFDSGIAFGATIDFLASNGAANTLSQPTLLCVNNQESSIYVGRTEPIVTSTAQAADTTSVARNTYTREDIGLTLKIKPRLSQGNKVTLITTAKLEDILNSSVPGLPSTTKREVVTTAIVSNGESVIIGGLIYDKNRDEAQGIPLLRDIPLIGGLFDWKYSTHEEINLVIVLTPFIVRNNEDMPKVRKMLQELDAIQAKYEELIEEKLEERKEQLDKQDPDSNATEAAAPAAGNALSVISPAKR
- a CDS encoding GspE/PulE family protein, which gives rise to MLNIPELEGVDLKPHPLESVDLNLSLRSYVLFSEIDGDVHIVLSRAHLSQAFDFLAKFDLDLPLVIVDADSFDRLYNKFLEIRTDSELSGIEQEQEEIEEEEMSLSDFLHTSSDLLTSEESAPVIKFVNALFYQAVKQRASDIHVEVHEYKGEVRFRVDGALTKHADIEKRVANLIISRIKVISNLDIAEKRVPQDGRTHVKIAGKTLDVRVSVLPTYYGERVVMRMLMQSEDIPHLEGLGFDHALTKHLDEILKHSHGIILVTGPTGSGKSTTLHAFLQQVATPDINIITVEDPVEYKADNINQVQTNAKAGLTFASGLRSILRQDPDVVMVGEIRDSETAEIAIQAALTGHLVFSTLHTNNATASVTRLVDMGIEQFLISSSLLGVLAQRLVRKLCPECKQQTVLTDEYAEELDLPRGALIFEEQGCKACNYTGYAGRQAIGEFFEMTDDLVSMLKDRVNDHDLRAKAISLGMVPLSGQLKTLLLAGTTSLHEIIRVGVKDA